A region of Triplophysa rosa linkage group LG16, Trosa_1v2, whole genome shotgun sequence DNA encodes the following proteins:
- the tmem106bb gene encoding transmembrane protein 106B, translating to MGKALSHLPKHSCHDDCQDLTSSPGYSTMPNDDVKNGDVSQFPYVEFTGRDSVTCPTCQGTGRIPRGQENQLVALIPYSDQRLRPRRTKLYVTASVIVCLLLSSLAVFFLFPRSIDVNYVGVKSVYVSYDQAKRIVYLNVTNSLNITNNNYYSVDVANITAQVQFSKTVIGKTRISNITTIGPLDMKQIDYMVPTTIADEMSYMYDYCTLQSIKVHNIVVMMQITVTTVYFGHAEQVSQEMYQYVDCGGNTTSLHEYNLNTPWTG from the exons ATGGGGAAGGCTCTTTCCCACCTGCCTAAGCACAGCTGTCATGATGACTGTCAGGATCTAACCTCATCACCAGGCTACAGTACAATGCCAAATGACGACGTCAAGAATGGAGATGTGTCCCAGTTCCCTTACGTGGAGTTCACTGGGCGAGACAGCGTTACCTGCCCCACATGCCAAGGCACTGGGAGGATCCCGCGAG gTCAAGAGAATCAGCTGGTGGCCCTGATCCCATACAGTGACCAGAGGCTGAGACCAAGAAGAAC CAAGCTGTATGTGACTGCTTCCGTCATTGTGTGCCTGCTGCTCTCCAGTTTGGCCGTTTTCTTCCTTTTCCCACGTTCCATTGATGTGAACTATGTGGGAGTGAAGTCTGTATACGTGTCCTATGACCAGGCCAAACGCATTGTGTATCTCAATGTTACC AACTCGCTgaatataacaaacaacaacTATTACTCTGTGGATGTGGCCAACATCACAGCCCAAGTGCAGTTTTCCAAGACTGTAATTGGTAAAACTCGTATTAGCAACATCACCACTATTGGCCCGCTGGACATGAAGCAG ATTGACTACATGGTGCCAACCACCATAGCAGATGAAATGAGTTACATGTA TGACTACTGTACCCTGCAGAGCATCAAAGTGCACAACATTGTGGTTATGATGCA GATTACTGTTACCACTGTGTATTTTGGCCACGCTGAGCAGGTGTCTCAGGAGATGTACCAGTATGTGGATTGTGGAGGGAACACTACATCCTTGCATGAGTATAACCTGAACACCCCTTGGACAGGCTAG